The following coding sequences are from one Pasteurellaceae bacterium RH1A window:
- a CDS encoding nitrate reductase catalytic subunit, which translates to MELNRRDFMKANAAAAAAVAAGIAIPVKNVYADDNSIKWDKAPCRFCGTGCSVLVGTKDGRVVASQGDPDAEVNRGLNCIKGYFLPKIMYGKDRLTAPMLRMKDGKFDKNGEFTPISWDDAFKIMAEKFKAAYKELGPNGAGMFTSGQSTILEGIAKSKLFKAGFRSNNIDPNARHCMASAAVAFMRTFGMDEPMGCYDDIEQADAFVLWGSNMAEMHPILWSRISDRRLSSPDVRVNVLSTFTHRSFELADMGVVFKPQADLAIMNYIANYIIQNGAVNEDFINKHTKFKRGETDIGYGLRENHPLEQAAKNVKTAGKMHDSSFEEFKQLVSEYTLEKAHEISGVPTDQLEALAKLYADPNKKVVSFWTMGFNQHVRGVWANHLIYNIHLLTGKISIPGCGPFSLTGQPSACGTAREVGTFAHRLPADLVVTNPKHVETAEKLWKVPTGVVQTQVGYHAIAQDRALKDGKMRVLWQMCNNNMQAGPNINQDRFPGWRDEKNFIIVSDPYPTASALAADLILPTAMWVEKEGAYGNAERRTQAWYQQVKAPGEAKSDLWQLVEFSKYFTTDEMWPAEVLAANPEYKGKTLYEALYLNGQVNKYQVPTDKPGYMNDEADHFGFYLQKGLFEEYAEFGRGHGHDLATYETYHKARGLRWPVVDGKETLWRYREGYDPYVKEGEGVAFYGYPDKRAIILAVPYEPPAEAPDEEYDLWLSTGRVLEHWHTGSMTRRVPELHRSFPNNLVWMHPLDAKDRGLRHGDKVKVISRRGEVISHLDTRGRNKVPQGLIYTTFFDAGQLANRVTIDATDPISKETDFKKCAVKVVKA; encoded by the coding sequence ATGGAACTCAATCGTCGAGATTTTATGAAAGCAAATGCAGCCGCAGCGGCTGCGGTTGCTGCAGGTATTGCCATACCTGTCAAAAATGTCTATGCCGATGACAACTCAATCAAGTGGGACAAGGCCCCGTGCCGTTTCTGTGGTACGGGCTGTAGCGTCTTGGTGGGGACAAAAGACGGCCGTGTGGTGGCATCGCAAGGCGACCCAGATGCAGAAGTAAACCGTGGTTTGAACTGTATCAAGGGCTACTTCCTGCCGAAAATTATGTACGGTAAAGACCGTTTAACCGCACCAATGTTGCGGATGAAGGACGGCAAATTCGACAAGAACGGCGAATTTACCCCAATTTCTTGGGATGATGCCTTCAAGATCATGGCAGAAAAATTCAAGGCGGCCTATAAAGAGCTTGGCCCAAATGGTGCTGGTATGTTTACCTCTGGCCAATCCACCATTTTAGAGGGCATTGCCAAGTCCAAACTCTTTAAGGCAGGTTTCCGCTCTAACAATATCGACCCGAACGCCCGTCACTGTATGGCGTCTGCGGCCGTGGCCTTTATGCGTACCTTTGGTATGGATGAGCCGATGGGCTGTTATGATGATATCGAACAAGCTGATGCCTTCGTCCTTTGGGGTTCCAACATGGCCGAAATGCACCCAATTCTTTGGTCACGTATTTCTGACCGCCGCTTGTCCAGCCCAGATGTCCGTGTGAACGTGCTTTCCACCTTTACCCACCGCTCTTTTGAGTTGGCGGATATGGGCGTGGTCTTTAAGCCGCAAGCTGACCTGGCTATTATGAACTACATCGCCAACTACATTATCCAAAATGGGGCGGTGAATGAAGACTTTATCAATAAGCACACCAAATTCAAACGTGGTGAAACCGACATTGGTTACGGCCTGCGTGAAAACCATCCGCTTGAGCAAGCGGCGAAAAACGTCAAAACGGCTGGCAAAATGCACGACAGTAGCTTTGAGGAATTCAAGCAATTAGTGTCTGAATATACCCTCGAAAAAGCCCACGAAATTTCAGGTGTGCCGACCGACCAGCTTGAAGCCTTGGCCAAACTCTATGCCGATCCAAACAAGAAGGTAGTTTCCTTCTGGACCATGGGCTTCAACCAACACGTCCGTGGCGTGTGGGCCAACCACCTTATCTATAACATCCACTTGCTGACAGGTAAAATTTCTATTCCTGGCTGTGGCCCATTCTCCTTGACTGGTCAGCCATCAGCTTGTGGTACAGCCCGTGAAGTGGGTACCTTCGCCCACCGCTTGCCTGCGGACTTGGTGGTCACCAACCCGAAACACGTTGAGACCGCTGAAAAACTCTGGAAGGTGCCAACAGGCGTTGTTCAAACCCAAGTGGGCTACCACGCCATTGCCCAAGACCGAGCCCTCAAAGACGGCAAAATGCGGGTGCTTTGGCAGATGTGTAACAACAATATGCAGGCCGGCCCAAATATCAATCAAGACCGCTTCCCAGGCTGGCGTGATGAGAAGAACTTTATCATCGTCTCCGACCCATACCCAACAGCTTCCGCCCTGGCTGCTGACTTGATTTTACCAACCGCTATGTGGGTGGAAAAAGAGGGGGCTTACGGTAATGCAGAACGCCGTACCCAGGCCTGGTATCAACAGGTTAAAGCCCCAGGTGAGGCCAAATCTGACCTCTGGCAGTTGGTGGAATTTTCCAAATACTTTACTACTGATGAAATGTGGCCAGCCGAAGTTTTGGCAGCCAACCCAGAATACAAGGGCAAAACCCTTTACGAGGCTCTCTACCTCAACGGCCAGGTCAATAAATACCAAGTGCCGACCGACAAACCAGGCTATATGAACGATGAAGCCGATCACTTTGGTTTCTACCTGCAAAAAGGCTTGTTTGAAGAGTATGCCGAATTTGGCCGTGGCCACGGTCACGACCTAGCCACCTACGAAACCTACCATAAGGCCCGTGGTTTACGCTGGCCAGTGGTGGACGGTAAGGAAACCCTCTGGCGTTACCGTGAAGGTTACGATCCATACGTCAAAGAGGGCGAAGGTGTGGCCTTCTATGGCTATCCAGACAAGCGTGCCATCATTCTGGCTGTACCTTACGAGCCACCTGCGGAAGCCCCAGATGAAGAGTACGATTTATGGCTCTCTACTGGCCGTGTGCTCGAACACTGGCATACAGGTTCAATGACCCGCCGTGTGCCGGAGCTCCATCGCTCCTTCCCCAACAACCTTGTTTGGATGCACCCATTAGATGCTAAAGATCGTGGCCTGCGTCACGGGGATAAGGTAAAAGTGATCTCTCGCCGTGGCGAAGTGATTTCCCACCTTGACACCCGTGGCCGTAACAAGGTGCCACAAGGCTTGATTTATACAACCTTCTTTGATGCAGGTCAGCTGGCCAACCGAGTAACGATTGACGCCACCGACCCAATCTCCAAAGAGACCGACTTTAAGAAATGTGCGGTTAAGGTTGTGAAGGCGTAA
- a CDS encoding ferredoxin-type protein NapG: MKLDPNRRQFLKNATRTAGGVCGVGIVLALQQNQSLARTGVALRPPGALPDDKDFTAACTRCGQCVQACPYDMLHLASLLSPMEAGTPYFIARDKPCEMCPDIPCQKACPSGALTPELADINDARMGLAVLLDHETCLNWQGLRCDVCYRVCPLIDKAITLEMQRNTRTGKHALFIPTVHSDACTGCGKCEEACVLEEAAIKVLPMELAKGMLGKHYRLGWEEKEKAGHSLLDETNPEGILTLPTRLPEGVK; this comes from the coding sequence ATGAAACTCGACCCAAACCGCCGCCAGTTCCTGAAAAACGCCACCCGCACCGCAGGTGGTGTCTGTGGCGTGGGGATTGTGTTGGCCCTGCAACAAAATCAAAGCCTGGCCAGAACTGGGGTGGCACTTCGCCCGCCAGGGGCCTTGCCTGATGATAAGGACTTCACCGCCGCCTGCACCCGTTGCGGTCAGTGCGTCCAGGCCTGTCCTTACGATATGTTGCACCTGGCTTCGCTCCTATCGCCCATGGAGGCTGGCACGCCCTACTTTATCGCCCGGGATAAGCCTTGCGAAATGTGTCCGGATATTCCTTGCCAAAAGGCCTGTCCGAGTGGGGCGCTTACACCAGAGCTCGCGGACATCAACGATGCTCGTATGGGCTTGGCGGTGTTGCTGGATCATGAAACCTGCCTCAATTGGCAGGGGCTGCGTTGCGATGTTTGCTATCGGGTCTGCCCGCTGATCGACAAGGCAATCACCTTGGAAATGCAACGCAACACCCGCACCGGCAAACACGCCCTCTTTATCCCAACCGTGCATTCTGATGCTTGCACTGGCTGCGGAAAATGCGAGGAAGCCTGCGTGCTGGAAGAGGCAGCCATTAAGGTTCTCCCGATGGAGTTAGCCAAGGGAATGTTAGGTAAGCACTATCGTCTGGGCTGGGAGGAAAAAGAGAAGGCGGGCCATTCGCTCTTGGATGAAACCAATCCAGAAGGCATTTTAACCCTGCCAACCCGACTGCCCGAGGGAGTGAAATAA
- a CDS encoding reductase has product MRNVTDKLEHDQVDGNWYVCSLVVQAKPEKLESVKAAITNLPYAEIHGEKPDEGKLVVVLESDYQPDLVGKMDAIKDISGVIVVSLIYSHQDEQ; this is encoded by the coding sequence GTGAGAAACGTAACCGATAAATTAGAACACGATCAGGTCGATGGCAACTGGTATGTCTGTAGCCTTGTAGTGCAGGCCAAGCCTGAGAAGTTGGAGAGTGTGAAAGCGGCCATTACTAATTTGCCTTATGCCGAAATTCACGGTGAGAAGCCCGATGAGGGCAAGTTAGTGGTGGTCTTGGAGTCTGATTACCAGCCTGATTTGGTGGGTAAGATGGACGCCATTAAGGACATCAGCGGGGTGATTGTGGTTTCGCTGATTTATAGCCATCAGGATGAGCAATAA
- a CDS encoding cytochrome C, which yields MKDKIIGLIKGFWKWFRSPSKIAVGTLIVVSALGGIFSWVGFNYGLEQTNTEEFCISCHTNDVWQEYIHTAHYQNRSGVKATCPDCHVPHEFAPKMWRKIVAAREVFAWHMGWTETIDKFNARRLHMAEREWERMKANDSQECRNCHNFENMDFSQQKNVAQQMHTMAIEQGKTCIDCHKGIAHDLPDMSGVKSGFKPEEKPAK from the coding sequence ATGAAAGACAAGATTATTGGCCTTATCAAGGGCTTCTGGAAGTGGTTTAGAAGCCCCAGCAAGATTGCAGTCGGCACCCTGATTGTGGTTTCTGCCCTGGGTGGTATCTTCTCTTGGGTGGGCTTTAACTATGGTTTAGAACAAACCAACACCGAAGAGTTCTGTATCAGCTGCCACACCAACGACGTATGGCAGGAGTACATCCATACCGCCCACTACCAAAACCGCTCAGGCGTGAAGGCCACCTGCCCAGACTGCCACGTTCCCCACGAATTTGCCCCAAAAATGTGGCGGAAGATTGTGGCAGCCCGTGAAGTCTTTGCTTGGCACATGGGCTGGACGGAAACCATCGACAAGTTCAACGCCCGCCGCCTCCACATGGCCGAGCGTGAATGGGAGCGGATGAAGGCCAACGACTCGCAAGAGTGCCGCAACTGCCACAACTTCGAGAACATGGACTTCTCCCAACAGAAAAACGTGGCCCAGCAAATGCACACCATGGCCATCGAACAGGGCAAAACCTGTATCGACTGCCACAAGGGTATCGCCCACGATCTGCCTGATATGAGCGGTGTCAAATCAGGTTTCAAACCTGAAGAGAAACCTGCTAAATAA
- a CDS encoding quinol dehydrogenase ferredoxin subunit NapH: protein MANSPKNAGLEAREKLGWWRANRFLVLRRLSQLSIILMFLSGPFWNVWILKGNYSQSLLLDLVPLTDPLITAESLATGYLPKWETLLGAGIVVAFYGLIASKLFCAWVCPLNMVTDTAAWLRRKLGIRQSAKLPRNLRYFILAMILVGSAVSGTLLWEWINPVAALGRVFVYGLGATLWLVLAVFLFDLLIVEHGWCGHLCPIGATYALIGAKSLVRVNVTDRKKCDRCMDCYNVCPEPQVLRIPLNGKPDESQIVLSKDCISCGRCIDVCAENVFNLTTRFNVQRSEP from the coding sequence ATGGCGAATTCACCCAAAAATGCGGGCTTAGAAGCCCGAGAAAAACTGGGCTGGTGGCGAGCTAACCGCTTCTTGGTGCTAAGGCGGTTGAGCCAGTTGAGCATTATTTTAATGTTCCTCAGTGGGCCATTTTGGAATGTGTGGATTTTAAAGGGCAATTACAGCCAAAGTCTCTTGTTAGACCTTGTGCCTTTGACCGATCCACTCATTACTGCCGAGAGCCTGGCCACGGGCTATTTGCCTAAATGGGAAACCTTGCTTGGAGCAGGGATTGTGGTGGCCTTTTATGGCCTCATCGCCAGCAAGCTCTTCTGTGCCTGGGTCTGCCCACTCAATATGGTAACTGACACCGCTGCCTGGCTCAGACGTAAATTAGGCATTCGCCAATCGGCCAAACTGCCCCGCAATTTACGCTACTTTATCCTGGCCATGATCTTGGTCGGCAGTGCGGTATCTGGCACCCTCTTGTGGGAGTGGATCAACCCGGTTGCTGCCCTTGGGCGAGTGTTCGTCTATGGCCTTGGGGCAACGCTTTGGTTGGTCTTGGCGGTTTTCTTATTTGATTTATTGATTGTGGAACACGGCTGGTGCGGCCATCTCTGCCCCATCGGTGCGACCTATGCCTTAATCGGGGCCAAGAGCCTGGTGCGGGTCAATGTAACGGACAGAAAAAAATGCGACCGCTGTATGGATTGCTATAACGTCTGCCCTGAACCGCAAGTGCTGCGAATCCCGCTCAACGGCAAGCCTGATGAAAGCCAAATTGTGCTATCCAAAGATTGTATTAGCTGCGGACGTTGTATTGATGTCTGTGCTGAAAATGTTTTTAATTTGACCACACGTTTTAACGTGCAACGGAGTGAACCATGA
- a CDS encoding ferredoxin-type protein NapF, giving the protein MSNSPEQPSLSRRGFLRGHFLNALKDEKTKLQGSDALRPPWANLATFLDKCTACNQCVLACETQVLVQGAGGYPEVDFSRGECSFCQKCVDVCPEPIFLPVSEAPWQHKVEIQANCLAQSQIECRSCEDNCESRAIIFRRHLGGIAMPSLDLEACNGCGACIRGCPTGAIRVLRA; this is encoded by the coding sequence TTGTCCAATTCACCTGAACAGCCATCCCTTTCCCGCCGAGGTTTTCTGCGAGGGCATTTTTTAAATGCACTTAAAGATGAGAAAACCAAGTTGCAGGGCAGTGATGCGCTTCGTCCACCTTGGGCAAATCTTGCAACTTTTTTAGATAAATGCACCGCTTGTAACCAATGTGTGCTGGCCTGTGAAACTCAGGTGCTGGTTCAAGGGGCAGGCGGCTATCCTGAAGTAGATTTTAGCCGGGGTGAATGCAGCTTCTGCCAAAAATGTGTGGATGTTTGCCCTGAACCCATTTTTCTGCCTGTAAGTGAAGCGCCTTGGCAGCATAAGGTGGAAATCCAGGCCAACTGCCTGGCCCAAAGCCAGATTGAATGTCGTTCTTGTGAGGACAATTGCGAAAGCCGAGCCATTATTTTCCGCCGTCACTTGGGCGGAATTGCCATGCCGAGCTTGGACTTGGAGGCTTGTAATGGCTGTGGGGCCTGTATTCGAGGCTGTCCGACAGGGGCGATTAGGGTGTTGAGAGCCTAA
- a CDS encoding nitrate reductase, whose translation MKKYLTLLLTALAGLAFANPTVEKVPSTIEEGVESVAPAFHNMPKDTGKIGISFVNQPPMIPHSVKGYQVTKNTNQCLSCHGIEHYQTTGAPRISPTHFQDRDGKVMGNTAPRRYFCLQCHVPQADVEPIIENKFKSTFGG comes from the coding sequence ATGAAAAAGTACCTCACCCTCTTATTAACGGCCTTGGCCGGCCTGGCCTTTGCCAACCCAACGGTTGAAAAAGTCCCTTCTACCATCGAAGAAGGGGTGGAATCTGTCGCCCCAGCCTTCCACAATATGCCAAAAGACACAGGCAAGATCGGCATTAGTTTTGTCAATCAGCCGCCGATGATCCCACACAGTGTAAAAGGCTACCAAGTGACCAAAAACACCAACCAATGCTTGAGCTGCCACGGGATTGAACACTACCAAACCACCGGCGCCCCTCGCATTAGCCCAACCCACTTCCAAGATCGGGACGGCAAGGTAATGGGCAACACTGCCCCTCGCCGCTACTTCTGCCTCCAATGCCACGTGCCGCAGGCAGATGTTGAGCCAATCATTGAGAACAAATTTAAATCCACCTTTGGAGGCTAA